A section of the Humulus lupulus chromosome 2, drHumLupu1.1, whole genome shotgun sequence genome encodes:
- the LOC133818986 gene encoding uncharacterized protein LOC133818986, whose protein sequence is MNLLQPSSSSSSMQSLRHGCTIGVWQRPPSHTSSSPLSNLAFGSSIIHQKSNSVAFKSVSPVLHSVAAYSGDKDYIAESPAKALRRILESPGIHQGPACFDALSAKLVERAGFEFCFTSGFSISAARLGLPDTGFISFGEMIEQGRLVTEAVSIPVIGDGDNGYGNAMNVKRTVKSYVRAGFSGIILEDQVSPKACGHTQGRKVVSREEAVMRIKAAVDARKESGSDIVIVARTDSRQAVSFDESLWRSRAFADAGADVLFIDALTSKEEMKVFCETAPLVPKMANMLEGGGKTPILNLLELGDIGYKIVAYPLSLLGVSMQAMQDALSAIRGGRIPSPGSMPSFEEMKEILGFNIYYEEEKRYATRPRPSTSQLYSRRASSSINDIQQRALDNAEQRDRSREDPAVEVITPEVYNSYAADGSRDPFSGIWSRTLRIKLTGKDGFEKLDVRIPAGFLEGVTNIVPALGGVNLKELLDDAAYEPGGKLLLDFDDTIGDRIQVFLE, encoded by the exons ATGAATCTTCTTCagccatcttcttcttcttcttcaatgcaATCTCTCCGCCATGGCTGCACCATCGGAGTTTGGCAACGACCCCCGTCTCATACATCATCTTCACCGCTTTCCAATCTCGCATTTGGCTCTTCGATCATTCACCAAAAGTCTAACTCCGTCGCCTTTAAAAGTGTTTCTCCGGTCCTTCATTCCGTTGCTGCTTACTCCGGTGACAAAGATTATATAGCCGAATCTCCGGCCAAGGCGCTTCGCCGGATTCTTGAATCGCCGGGGATTCACCAGGGCCCCGCTTGTTTCGATGCTCTTAGTGCTAAGTTGGTGGAGAGAGCTGGGTTTGAGTTCTGCTTTACCAGTG GGTTTTCGATATCAGCTGCTAGATTGGGGTTGCCAGATACGGGTTTTATATCTTTTGGAGAAATGATAGAACAGGGGAGACTTGTCACGGAAGCTGTGTCGATTCCTGTGATTGGGGATGGTGATAATGGGTATGGGAATGCAATGAATGTAAAGAGGACTGTGAAGTCTTACGTAAGAGCTGGTTTTTCTGGGATTATACTTGAAGATcag GTATCTCCAAAAGCTTGTGGTCATACACAAGGCAGGAAAGTGGTATCAAGAGAGGAGGCAGTGATGCGGATTAAAGCTGCTGTTGATGCTAGGAAGGAGAGTGGATCTGACATTGTTATTGTGGCACGGACTGATTCTCGGCAAGCAGTGTCTTTTGATGAATCACTCTGGAGGTCAAGGGCTTTTGCTGATGCTGGAGCTGATGTTCTTTTCATTGATGCACTAACTTCTAAAGAAGAAATGAAGGTTTTCTGTGAAACTGCTCCCCTGGTTCCAAAAATG GCTAATATGCTTGAAGGAGGGGGCAAAACACCGATCCTCAATCTTCTTGAACTCGGAGATATTGGATATAAAATCGTGGCCTATCCACTCTCCTTACTTGGGGTATCTATGCAAGCAATGCAG GATGCACTTTCTGCTATTAGAGGTGGCCGTATTCCTTCTCCTGGAAGTATGCCATCATTTGAAGAGATGAAGGAAATCTTAGGTTTCAATATCTATTATGAAGAAGAAAAGCGGTATGCTACCAGGCCTAGGCCCAGCACAAGTCAGCTATATTCACGGAGAG CGAGCAGTAGTATAAATGACATTCAACAGAGGGCTCTAGATAATGCAGAGCAAAGAGATCGAAGTCGGGAAGATCCTGCTGTAGAAGTAATAACTCCTGAAGTATACAATAGCTATGCTGCTGATGGTTCAAGAGATCCTTTTTCTGGGATCTGGTCTCGGACATTGAGAATAAAGCTAACTGGAAAAGATGGATTTGAGAAACTTGATGTTAGGATTCCT GCTGGATTCTTGGAAGGAGTCACCAATATAGTCCCAG CTTTGGGTGGAGTAAACCTCAAAGAGCTGTTGGATGATGCAGCTTATGAACCAGGAGGGAAACTCTTGTTAGATTTTGATGACACAATTGGTGATCGTATTCAAGTGTTTCTGGAGTGA